Proteins encoded by one window of Fischerella sp. PCC 9605:
- a CDS encoding DUF305 domain-containing protein, whose translation MQSISWKTGFFALTFVAITSLSSGVLTACSTIASQNQTQAPNTTATNISDRQQVSQHHDMMNHGGMNHSMAMDLGPADANYDLRFIDAMTLHHRGAIAMAKEAEQKSQRPEIKKLARNIIVAQSREENELLQKWRKAWYPQVSAEPVAYGGEGKSVVPMSNEQQQSMAMLEDLGSADAEFDLRFMNAMIAHHEGAVNMAQDALNKSKRPEIKKLAQEIIDSQQAEINQMKQWRQAWYNK comes from the coding sequence ATGCAATCTATTTCTTGGAAAACAGGATTTTTTGCGCTTACCTTTGTAGCGATTACATCCTTAAGCAGTGGTGTGCTTACAGCTTGTTCTACAATTGCTTCTCAAAACCAAACTCAAGCACCAAACACCACTGCTACTAATATTAGCGATCGCCAACAAGTGAGTCAACATCACGACATGATGAATCATGGCGGCATGAATCACAGTATGGCAATGGATTTAGGGCCAGCTGATGCTAACTATGATTTGCGCTTCATTGATGCAATGACTTTGCATCACCGAGGAGCGATCGCTATGGCAAAAGAAGCTGAGCAAAAATCTCAACGCCCTGAGATCAAGAAATTAGCACGTAACATCATCGTTGCTCAAAGTAGAGAAGAAAATGAGCTATTGCAGAAGTGGCGAAAAGCCTGGTATCCCCAAGTAAGTGCTGAGCCTGTAGCCTACGGCGGCGAGGGTAAATCTGTAGTACCTATGTCCAATGAACAACAGCAAAGCATGGCAATGCTTGAGGATCTGGGATCTGCGGATGCAGAATTCGATCTGCGCTTTATGAATGCCATGATTGCTCATCATGAGGGTGCTGTAAATATGGCTCAAGATGCTTTGAACAAGTCTAAACGTCCTGAAATCAAGAAATTAGCTCAAGAGATTATTGATTCACAGCAAGCAGAGATTAACCAAATGAAGCAGTGGCGACAAGCTTGGTATAACAAGTAA
- a CDS encoding ArsR/SmtB family transcription factor, whose product MNKQKGKQDLDLLPGSETPKCDTHLVHLDRVRSIGAQILPTNKAQEMAEIFGVLADTNRLRLLSALANQELCVCDLAALTKMTESAVSHQLRLLKAMRLVSYRREGRNVYYSLADSHIINLYRSIVEHLDES is encoded by the coding sequence ATGAACAAGCAAAAGGGAAAGCAAGATTTGGACCTACTCCCAGGTTCTGAAACGCCTAAGTGCGATACCCATTTGGTGCATTTAGATCGTGTACGTTCAATAGGGGCGCAAATTCTGCCAACAAACAAAGCACAGGAGATGGCAGAAATTTTTGGGGTGTTGGCAGATACGAACCGTCTACGCCTCTTATCAGCTTTGGCAAACCAAGAATTGTGTGTATGCGATTTAGCTGCATTGACAAAAATGACAGAATCAGCAGTTTCACACCAACTAAGATTATTAAAGGCAATGCGTTTAGTCAGTTATCGCCGAGAAGGTCGTAACGTCTATTACAGCTTGGCTGACAGTCACATCATTAACCTGTATCGTTCTATAGTAGAACACTTGGATGAATCCTAA